From Spirosoma aerolatum, one genomic window encodes:
- a CDS encoding SnoaL-like domain-containing protein, translating to MATATIEQALNGLVDLVNQGKPMDAFDTYYHPNLEKTDLDGVTVTGLAENYRVGEELLRKITAVRTFAHRGTLVVGNRSFVVWELDFDHADNGRVNVTEVAIQDWQDGKIIRERFIA from the coding sequence ATGGCAACTGCAACCATTGAACAAGCCCTCAATGGGCTTGTCGACTTAGTAAATCAAGGTAAACCGATGGACGCTTTCGATACCTATTACCATCCCAATCTGGAAAAAACCGACCTCGACGGTGTAACCGTAACGGGCCTGGCCGAAAATTACCGCGTTGGCGAGGAGCTGCTACGCAAAATCACCGCGGTTCGGACGTTTGCTCATAGGGGTACCCTTGTGGTTGGGAACCGGAGTTTTGTGGTTTGGGAACTGGATTTCGACCACGCTGACAATGGGCGGGTTAACGTGACGGAGGTAGCCATTCAGGATTGGCAGGACGGCAAAATAATCCGGGAGCGTTTCATTGCCTGA
- a CDS encoding nucleoside hydrolase, whose protein sequence is MYINRQLYLTFSLLLLIGCTSVFAQKQKVWLDADTGNETDDVYAIIRLLAEPSIDVVGLSSAHFNNADLVAFDKWNQYPTKNIKTVAISQQLNEEILRAMGKLSIPHPLGADRQIGRAWGGNEPRPSAATEQLIRTVKTLRQGEKLDVICLGALTNIASAILIDSTILPRVRWFALGAKYNPQTNAWSKNEFNIRNDLNAFDYLLNNQKVDLTLMPIDAALPFRFMRDTIYHKIDDTVLAQRLLKQRWQETNPQDKIRTLWDLALVEAYLLPQNATIQDVSTPPENTKRLIKAYRKLDEKALTDDFWRVIRQLKN, encoded by the coding sequence ATGTACATCAACCGCCAACTGTACTTAACTTTTAGCCTGCTACTCCTGATTGGTTGCACCAGCGTTTTTGCGCAGAAGCAAAAAGTATGGCTCGACGCCGACACTGGCAACGAAACCGATGATGTGTATGCCATTATACGGTTGCTGGCCGAACCTTCCATTGACGTAGTAGGACTAAGTTCCGCTCATTTCAACAATGCCGATCTGGTTGCTTTTGATAAGTGGAACCAATACCCAACGAAGAACATCAAAACTGTAGCGATTAGCCAGCAACTCAATGAAGAAATTCTGCGGGCAATGGGCAAACTATCCATTCCGCATCCGCTCGGTGCCGACCGCCAGATTGGCCGGGCCTGGGGCGGTAATGAACCCCGTCCATCGGCTGCTACCGAGCAACTCATTCGAACAGTTAAAACGTTACGGCAAGGCGAGAAGTTGGACGTAATCTGCCTGGGCGCCCTGACAAATATTGCTTCTGCTATACTGATAGACTCTACAATTCTTCCCCGCGTCAGGTGGTTCGCACTGGGTGCTAAATACAATCCGCAGACCAACGCCTGGAGCAAAAACGAATTTAATATCAGAAATGATCTGAACGCTTTCGATTATCTGCTGAATAACCAGAAGGTCGATCTTACCTTAATGCCAATAGATGCCGCCCTCCCATTTCGTTTTATGCGGGATACGATCTATCATAAAATTGATGATACAGTTCTAGCCCAACGACTTCTTAAACAGCGCTGGCAGGAAACCAATCCGCAGGATAAAATCCGTACGCTCTGGGATCTGGCTTTGGTGGAGGCTTATTTGCTGCCACAAAACGCAACAATCCAGGATGTATCGACGCCCCCGGAAAACACAAAGCGGCTTATAAAAGCGTATCGTAAACTCGATGAAAAAGCCTTGACGGATGATTTTTGGCGCGTCATCAGGCAATTGAAAAACTGA
- a CDS encoding SDR family oxidoreductase, protein MNKATKTVFITGSSSGIGKATALYFAQQGWNVAATMRTPAKETELGKLPNVKLFRLDVLEMDSIRQAIADARTAFGGIDVLVNNAGYGAVGVFEAASPEQVQRQFDTNVFGVMNVIREILPYFREKRNGTIINVTSMGGLITFPIYSIYHGTKWAVEGFTEALSFELRPFNIRVKNIEPGAIKTDFYDRSQDLLQKDGLTAYDEYVRVTLANSQKAGADAPGPEVVARKIFVAANDRSFRLRYPVGGQSPLLLALRRIIPLNWFHGIVRSVVEKGFKPTVV, encoded by the coding sequence ATGAATAAGGCAACCAAAACCGTTTTTATTACCGGCAGTTCGTCGGGCATTGGCAAAGCTACCGCGCTTTATTTTGCTCAGCAGGGCTGGAACGTAGCCGCTACCATGCGGACACCTGCCAAAGAAACCGAGCTTGGTAAACTCCCAAATGTTAAGCTATTTCGGCTGGATGTGCTGGAGATGGACAGCATTCGGCAGGCAATCGCCGATGCCCGAACGGCTTTCGGAGGCATCGACGTACTGGTTAATAATGCGGGTTATGGGGCTGTGGGCGTATTTGAAGCGGCCAGCCCGGAACAGGTACAACGCCAGTTTGACACCAACGTATTTGGCGTGATGAACGTGATCCGCGAAATACTGCCCTACTTCCGGGAGAAACGTAACGGAACGATCATCAACGTAACGTCGATGGGCGGGCTCATTACGTTTCCAATCTACAGTATTTATCACGGAACCAAGTGGGCGGTTGAAGGCTTCACCGAAGCGTTGTCGTTTGAGTTACGGCCGTTCAACATCCGCGTGAAAAACATCGAGCCCGGCGCTATTAAAACCGATTTCTACGACCGCTCGCAGGATTTGCTCCAAAAAGATGGGTTGACGGCCTACGATGAGTATGTGCGTGTTACGCTCGCCAACTCCCAAAAAGCGGGTGCCGATGCACCGGGGCCGGAGGTAGTGGCCAGGAAAATTTTCGTAGCCGCCAACGACCGCTCATTCCGGCTTCGCTATCCCGTAGGTGGTCAGTCGCCCTTGCTACTGGCTTTACGGCGGATAATACCCCTAAACTGGTTCCACGGGATCGTCAGGAGTGTAGTCGAAAAGGGTTTCAAACCAACGGTTGTTTAA
- a CDS encoding SGNH/GDSL hydrolase family protein, whose product MTKIRLLILVFALYAIGQESLFAYTKPDSVRVLFIGNSYTYGNDLPELLAQLMAGKGIKFGYASVTVGGATLQKQWEDGKAKAAIYSKPWDFVVLQEQSVRPFTNRDAFFQYARLLDAEIKKTKAKTLFYVTWAAKATPDEQPKLTEAYQTIGKELGALVAPVGEAWKLALRDSIALHGPDGRHPNLAGSYLAGCILYRTITSKQAMGLPRQIVHDGKPAAGLSEAEAERLQKIADKTPIGQ is encoded by the coding sequence ATGACTAAAATTCGTTTATTAATCCTGGTTTTTGCCTTATATGCCATTGGGCAGGAAAGTCTGTTTGCTTACACCAAACCTGATTCGGTGCGGGTTTTATTTATTGGTAACAGCTATACCTATGGCAACGACCTCCCCGAATTACTCGCCCAGTTGATGGCAGGGAAGGGCATAAAGTTTGGCTACGCATCGGTCACGGTAGGAGGGGCCACCCTCCAAAAACAATGGGAGGATGGTAAGGCCAAAGCGGCTATTTATAGCAAACCCTGGGATTTTGTTGTGCTTCAGGAGCAGAGTGTCCGACCGTTCACAAACCGGGACGCTTTTTTTCAATATGCCCGATTACTCGACGCTGAAATTAAAAAAACGAAAGCAAAAACGCTGTTCTATGTTACCTGGGCGGCTAAAGCCACACCCGATGAACAACCCAAACTCACCGAAGCCTACCAGACAATCGGTAAGGAGTTAGGGGCTCTGGTAGCCCCCGTGGGTGAAGCCTGGAAACTAGCCTTGCGCGACAGTATAGCTCTGCACGGTCCCGATGGACGCCATCCGAACCTGGCGGGTAGTTATCTGGCAGGTTGTATCCTGTACCGAACCATCACCAGCAAACAGGCAATGGGACTGCCCCGTCAGATCGTCCATGACGGTAAACCTGCTGCCGGATTATCAGAAGCTGAGGCTGAACGCTTGCAGAAAATTGCGGATAAAACGCCCATCGGCCAGTAA
- a CDS encoding polysaccharide pyruvyl transferase family protein translates to MNDTSNINRRNFLRQTSLLSASLLASRIVLATGKSDPVILFTSGWQDVNIGDIAHTPGLIALLKKRLPQAKLILWKRSRSAKVETMLNHYYPDVRIIHSQVKDNVPQAEEVKQAFQQADFFLHGSGPLVVAADYLEAWHAQTHKPFGLFGVTIQDVYPALKTLLANASLIFTRETASIEVLRKAGLSGGHIAFAPDATFALTIRDDEKAKAFLAANDLKPRQFICAIPRLRMTPYYRINANSGWSDAKIKEVDTLNDAWKEADHAKLREAMIAWVRQTGNKVLVCPEMTYQVDIMDELLIDPLPADVKAKVVRHLYWLPDEAAAVYAQAHTVLSFECHSPIMAAVNGTPCFYLRQPQDTIKGQMYYDLGLGDWTFEIEQTTGQQITNRLMQVTKNYKAAQQNVQKALSNVNDRYDKTFQLLRKTWL, encoded by the coding sequence ATGAATGACACATCGAACATAAACCGGAGAAACTTTCTGCGTCAGACCAGTCTGTTGAGTGCGTCGTTGCTGGCTAGCCGGATCGTGCTGGCAACGGGTAAGTCAGATCCCGTTATTCTGTTTACCTCGGGCTGGCAGGATGTCAATATTGGCGATATTGCCCACACGCCGGGCCTGATTGCGCTCCTGAAAAAACGGCTGCCACAAGCCAAACTGATTCTCTGGAAACGTAGTCGCAGTGCCAAAGTGGAAACCATGTTGAACCACTATTACCCGGATGTGCGCATCATTCACAGCCAGGTGAAAGATAACGTACCGCAGGCCGAGGAGGTGAAGCAGGCATTTCAGCAGGCTGATTTTTTTCTGCATGGCTCCGGTCCGCTGGTGGTAGCTGCCGATTATCTGGAAGCCTGGCATGCTCAGACTCATAAGCCTTTCGGACTGTTTGGCGTTACGATTCAGGATGTTTACCCCGCTCTGAAAACGCTGCTGGCCAATGCGTCGTTGATTTTTACCCGCGAAACGGCTTCTATCGAGGTATTACGAAAAGCCGGGCTGTCGGGTGGTCATATCGCCTTTGCGCCAGATGCTACGTTTGCGCTGACCATCCGCGACGATGAAAAAGCAAAGGCATTTTTAGCGGCCAATGACCTCAAACCCCGTCAGTTTATCTGCGCCATTCCCCGCCTTCGGATGACGCCCTATTACAGGATCAATGCGAATTCCGGCTGGAGCGATGCCAAAATAAAGGAAGTCGATACCCTGAACGATGCGTGGAAAGAAGCCGATCATGCCAAACTCCGCGAGGCCATGATTGCCTGGGTACGGCAAACGGGTAACAAGGTGCTGGTGTGTCCTGAAATGACGTATCAGGTAGACATCATGGACGAGCTACTGATTGATCCGCTACCCGCCGACGTAAAAGCGAAGGTCGTCCGGCATCTGTACTGGCTCCCCGACGAAGCTGCGGCTGTGTATGCCCAGGCGCATACGGTACTCAGTTTTGAGTGCCATTCGCCCATTATGGCGGCCGTGAATGGTACGCCCTGCTTTTACCTTCGGCAACCGCAGGATACGATCAAAGGGCAGATGTACTATGATTTAGGGCTGGGCGACTGGACGTTCGAGATCGAGCAGACAACGGGACAGCAGATTACGAATCGACTGATGCAGGTTACGAAAAATTACAAAGCCGCCCAGCAGAATGTCCAGAAAGCTCTATCCAACGTTAATGACCGATATGATAAAACGTTTCAGCTTTTACGAAAAACCTGGTTATAA
- a CDS encoding TetR/AcrR family transcriptional regulator: MRTKDEAKEKIILDTALRLIMQTGLSGLKMSDLAREAGVATGTVYVYFDDKPALIQRLYAYLLRKSLSDLNAGIAATDPLRVKIQKITRNYLDDNLKYPEYAAFFEQYFRSPYFAETEVIRAEEASVMQPIYDLVVEGQQQMIIKEANPDLLVTLVCGMLNELAKQALFSQQPISKSDWELTFSVIWDGVKR; encoded by the coding sequence ATGCGCACTAAAGACGAAGCAAAGGAAAAGATCATACTCGATACGGCCCTGCGGCTCATTATGCAGACCGGGCTATCGGGGCTCAAAATGTCGGACCTGGCCAGGGAGGCCGGTGTGGCTACGGGTACGGTGTACGTCTATTTCGATGATAAGCCTGCCCTGATCCAGCGGCTCTATGCCTATCTGCTTCGCAAAAGCCTCAGCGACCTCAATGCAGGGATTGCAGCTACTGATCCGCTACGGGTTAAAATTCAGAAAATAACCCGTAACTATCTGGATGACAATTTAAAATATCCCGAGTATGCCGCTTTTTTTGAACAGTATTTCCGCTCTCCTTACTTTGCAGAAACGGAGGTCATACGCGCCGAAGAAGCCAGCGTTATGCAACCCATTTATGATCTGGTGGTAGAAGGTCAGCAGCAAATGATCATTAAAGAAGCCAACCCGGATTTGCTGGTCACGCTGGTTTGTGGTATGCTTAATGAACTGGCCAAACAGGCTCTTTTTTCGCAGCAACCCATTAGCAAAAGCGACTGGGAGTTGACATTCTCAGTTATCTGGGACGGTGTTAAACGATAA
- a CDS encoding 3-keto-disaccharide hydrolase — protein MIKQVIFSMLSLLVCFVNLATAQHSPNTLTDAEKQNGWKLLFDGASSSGWKSAYKDGFPEKGWTVKDGTIGVAERGGHEHIVGGDIVTIQQFSAFDLSFEFRLAPGGNSGLKYFVTRSEGEKGAVIGLEYQILDDKLHPDAKQGRDGNRTQASLYDLIKANKQEQFVNPPDQWNTGRIVVYPNNHVEHYLNGIKILEYERGSPAFRELVAKSKYKDFDHFGEAPKGRILLQDHGNAVSFRSIKIKELN, from the coding sequence ATGATAAAGCAAGTGATATTCAGTATGTTATCCCTATTGGTGTGTTTTGTGAACCTGGCAACGGCCCAGCATTCACCCAATACACTAACCGATGCGGAAAAACAAAACGGCTGGAAACTACTGTTCGATGGAGCGAGTTCGTCGGGCTGGAAAAGTGCCTACAAAGATGGTTTTCCTGAGAAAGGATGGACAGTAAAAGACGGGACAATTGGCGTGGCCGAAAGGGGTGGACATGAACACATTGTAGGGGGCGACATCGTGACAATCCAACAATTCAGCGCGTTTGATTTGAGCTTTGAGTTCAGGTTAGCCCCCGGCGGTAACAGTGGGTTGAAGTATTTCGTGACGCGATCCGAAGGCGAAAAAGGGGCCGTCATTGGGTTGGAATATCAGATTCTGGACGATAAGCTACACCCCGATGCCAAGCAGGGCAGAGATGGTAATCGCACACAGGCATCGCTGTATGATCTGATCAAAGCCAATAAGCAGGAGCAATTTGTGAACCCACCTGATCAGTGGAATACGGGTCGGATTGTGGTATATCCCAACAACCATGTCGAGCATTATTTAAATGGCATAAAAATACTTGAATATGAACGGGGGTCGCCCGCCTTTCGTGAATTAGTCGCCAAGAGTAAATACAAGGACTTTGACCATTTCGGCGAAGCACCAAAAGGGCGTATCCTGCTACAGGATCACGGCAATGCGGTGAGCTTCCGTAGCATTAAAATCAAAGAACTTAACTAA
- a CDS encoding Gfo/Idh/MocA family protein, which produces MDRRTFVKNTTLATASTTILNFPIYGKNAPSNKVVVAVMGVNSRGAYHAKSFSKLPNVEVAYLCDVEEKAIKNGLDAVKDASRQPTIIKDIRELVTKKDFDALLIAAPDHWHAPAALMGVANGKHVYVEKPCGQNPHESEMLIQARNKYGKLIQVGSQRRSFPTLITAAKEVRDGAIGNPYFAKAWYTNSRKSIGIGKKVAVPSTLDFNLWQGPAPRQDYRDNLVHYNWHWFWNWGTGEACNNGNHEIDCCRWFMGVDFPSKVTSSGGRYAFKDDWQTPDTQVATFEFDNGKAITWEGRSCSSYPIDGSGRGFIIYGDKGTLVNKGGGDYQIFDDKNKLVKEIKPGTKLDPNNTVSATGDLELTHFTNFVETIRENTKLTAPIDEGHKSVLLCHLANIAQRTGTTLHCDTTNGHIKDNKAATQLWKREYEKGWEMKV; this is translated from the coding sequence ATGGATCGTCGGACATTTGTTAAAAATACTACACTGGCTACGGCCAGCACCACGATTTTGAACTTCCCTATTTACGGTAAAAACGCACCCAGCAACAAGGTTGTCGTGGCCGTAATGGGCGTCAACAGCCGGGGGGCTTATCATGCGAAATCGTTTTCCAAACTGCCGAACGTGGAGGTGGCTTATCTGTGCGATGTAGAAGAAAAAGCTATCAAAAACGGCCTGGACGCGGTTAAAGATGCCAGCCGTCAACCCACCATCATCAAGGACATTCGCGAATTGGTGACCAAAAAAGACTTCGATGCGCTACTCATTGCCGCCCCCGACCACTGGCACGCACCAGCGGCTCTGATGGGTGTTGCCAACGGCAAGCATGTGTACGTAGAAAAGCCCTGCGGTCAGAACCCCCACGAAAGCGAGATGCTGATTCAGGCACGCAACAAGTACGGTAAACTGATTCAGGTTGGTAGTCAGCGCCGGTCGTTCCCAACCCTCATCACCGCAGCGAAGGAAGTTCGGGACGGGGCTATCGGTAACCCGTATTTTGCCAAAGCTTGGTACACCAATTCCCGCAAATCCATTGGGATCGGTAAGAAGGTAGCCGTGCCCTCGACGCTGGATTTTAACCTCTGGCAGGGGCCAGCGCCACGCCAGGACTACCGCGACAATCTGGTGCATTACAACTGGCACTGGTTCTGGAATTGGGGGACGGGCGAAGCCTGTAACAATGGTAACCACGAAATTGACTGTTGCCGCTGGTTTATGGGCGTCGATTTCCCGTCGAAAGTAACGTCGTCAGGCGGGCGGTATGCCTTTAAAGATGACTGGCAAACACCCGATACGCAAGTCGCTACGTTTGAGTTCGACAACGGGAAAGCCATCACCTGGGAGGGTCGGAGTTGCAGTTCATACCCCATTGACGGCAGCGGACGGGGCTTTATCATTTACGGCGACAAAGGTACGCTGGTCAACAAAGGTGGCGGTGATTACCAGATCTTTGATGACAAAAATAAACTGGTGAAGGAGATCAAGCCGGGTACCAAACTCGACCCCAATAACACGGTCAGTGCAACCGGGGATCTGGAACTGACGCACTTCACCAACTTCGTGGAAACCATCCGGGAGAATACGAAACTAACCGCACCGATTGACGAAGGACACAAAAGCGTACTGCTCTGCCACCTGGCTAACATCGCCCAACGTACCGGCACAACCCTGCACTGTGACACGACGAACGGGCATATCAAAGACAATAAAGCCGCTACGCAACTCTGGAAGCGGGAGTACGAAAAAGGCTGGGAAATGAAGGTGTAA